A window from Balearica regulorum gibbericeps isolate bBalReg1 chromosome 1, bBalReg1.pri, whole genome shotgun sequence encodes these proteins:
- the LOC104639959 gene encoding glioma pathogenesis-related protein 1: MASRFSACMLALLHVCRSAGSYEPPTLPDVGDPKFIEECVQTHNRFRSGVNPPASNMLYMSWDPDLAKTAKAWAKRCLFKHNTYLKDPGQAHPKFTPVGENLWTGSLSVFTVQGAITSWYNEVSAYNYATNKCRGACGHYTQIVWATSYKVGCAVHFCPRVAYSSITNAAHFICNYGPAGNYPVRPYKTGAACSDCNGEQCASQLCQNAERDKVISDSKWRPDWDRPACDEYCITIIALRPLLLILTILATWLLPKYWSIAPASE; this comes from the exons ATGGCAAGCCGATTTTCTGCTTGTATGCTGGCTTTACTGCACGTCTGTCGTTCCGCTGGCTCCTATGAACCACCGACATTGCCTGACGTTGGAGATCCAAAGTTTATTGAGGAATGTGTGCAAACCCATAACAGATTCCGGTCTGGAGTGAATCCACCAGCTAGCAACATGCTCTACATG AGTTGGGATCCAGATTTGGCAAAGACCGCGAAAGCCTGGGCAAAGAGGTGCCTGTTTAAACATAATACGTACCTCAAAGATCCAGGACAGGCTCACCCCAAATTTACCCCTGTTGGAGAAAACCTCTGGACTGGCTCACTTTCTGTGTTTACTGTGCAAGGAGCCATCACGTCTTGGTACAACGAGGTCAGCGCCTACAATTATGCCACCAATAAGTGCAGAGGAGCATGCGGCCACTATACGCAG ATTGTTTGGGCTACAAGCTACAAGGTCGGCTGTGCTGTCCACTTCTGTCCCAGGGTGGCGTACTCCTCCATAACCAACGCAGCACACTTCATCTGCAACTATGGGCCGGC TGGGAATTACCCGGTGCGCCCATACAAGACGGGAGCAGCGTGCAGCGACTGCAATGGCGAGCAGTGTGCCAGCCAGCTGTGTC AAAACGCAGAGCGTGACAAAGTCATTA GTGATTCCAAGTGGCGTCCAGACTGGGACAGACCTGCATGTGATGAGTACTGCATCACCATTATTGCTTTAAGGCCATTACTCCTTATACTGACAATTCTGGCCACCTGGCTCCTACCAAAATACTGGTCTATAGCACCTGCCAGTGAGTGA